A window of candidate division KSB1 bacterium contains these coding sequences:
- a CDS encoding carboxypeptidase-like regulatory domain-containing protein, whose protein sequence is MGYKTSNRPYVLFSVLVIALSICFQAGLFAATTGKIVGIVRDAETNETLPGVNVVVSGTRLGAATDLQGRYVILNVPVGVYEISASMIGYAKLVKTDVLVSMGRNTTLNFALKPTVIQGEQVVVSAERDIMHTEISYSQEVVTNEQITEAPAVRQLQDFVTKQAGVSGDLSIRGGSADQTGTMVDGFTFVNERMGTPKASIPLSAVEQVSVIKGGYNAEYGNFRSGMLEITTKKGDRKRYSGRLDASMNVPHMKRFGKSLYDPYNFLLRPRVDPQIAFIGTDQAWADNPYVLAQNATFVGWNKLAQLYNMGKSEAEQAAPLDLYLWNAWMHTTEPPFEKLAELGYAVPEELQQKFKDHTHEPEGSHSDYNIDFGFGGPIPVIGKYLGDATFYLSHNSNESYYTQPNSRPSINKNVSTLTIQSNLSKSLKLTLNGLYSEQYGMFYGSTSNWRQSGVIGNAIPLNNITNVTAGNEMYIFMPGYFSPMDNYTSLLGLKLTKTVNPKTFWNFSISGESHKTEAYPTWAEYIDLDDFLRISVDEFHENYSKRSSEPVAEFGPIKVNEMPYYYSAGSDIVDDFAHNQWNQPFGTTDRRFSRKSPAWFDSTQVQTIRLKFDINSQLTYHHLVKAGIDANITTNFEHRVQSYVHNNFGGHNVFKWSKKPFSAAVYVQDQITYEGVVANIGLRCDYYDPGGKWPQGDPFSADIFGIHAESTIEDYGLNEFEVWDSLGIMQPVRTHFTLSPRLGLSFPVTERSKYYFNYGHFRSLIPWHEQYIVRARPMKWGVQELGNPNLAPPRTISYETGMEYNLLDQFLIRISGYYKDVTGEHGSVHYENETGSVMYDSYLNNNYEDILGAEISVTKNYGRWITGWANFDFLYKKSGHVGRKAFYQDPSKEEQFGLYQGQESTLLPRPSFRANVTFHVPERFGLRILGLHPLGGWLISVMPMWRAGGYFTWNPLGKLHLQDNLQWPDYHKVDAKLGKEFEISGLHLEAYINVTNLFNNKHMIMNRGFCFDGSGDQQAYFSSLKLPIYNSSDFDGLRVANPGLYEPGKDKPGELRSDEKPYINDPNNSLWLFDQPRDIWFGLSLRF, encoded by the coding sequence ATGGGATACAAGACAAGTAACAGACCTTATGTATTGTTTTCGGTTCTTGTCATCGCTTTGAGCATCTGTTTTCAGGCTGGTTTATTTGCAGCCACAACCGGAAAAATTGTCGGTATCGTTCGGGATGCGGAAACCAATGAAACCCTGCCTGGTGTGAATGTGGTGGTGTCAGGTACGCGTCTGGGAGCAGCCACTGATCTTCAGGGACGCTATGTGATCCTCAATGTCCCGGTTGGAGTTTATGAGATTTCGGCATCCATGATCGGATATGCCAAGCTGGTTAAAACCGATGTTTTGGTTTCCATGGGGCGCAATACCACACTCAATTTCGCCCTGAAACCAACGGTGATACAGGGCGAGCAGGTGGTTGTATCTGCCGAACGAGATATTATGCACACAGAGATATCATACAGCCAGGAAGTGGTGACCAATGAACAGATTACTGAAGCACCGGCAGTGCGGCAGCTGCAGGATTTTGTCACAAAACAGGCGGGTGTCTCCGGTGATCTATCGATTCGCGGCGGGTCCGCGGACCAAACCGGAACCATGGTGGACGGATTCACATTTGTCAATGAACGCATGGGAACCCCTAAAGCCTCCATCCCGCTTAGCGCTGTTGAACAGGTTTCGGTGATCAAGGGAGGCTATAATGCGGAATATGGCAATTTCCGCTCCGGCATGCTGGAAATTACCACGAAAAAAGGTGACAGAAAGCGTTACAGCGGTCGTCTTGATGCGTCGATGAATGTTCCGCATATGAAACGGTTTGGAAAATCACTGTATGATCCTTATAATTTTCTGCTGAGACCCAGAGTGGATCCACAAATCGCTTTTATCGGAACCGATCAAGCCTGGGCGGATAATCCATACGTATTGGCACAAAACGCCACCTTTGTCGGCTGGAATAAGCTGGCACAGCTTTACAATATGGGCAAATCTGAAGCGGAACAGGCTGCGCCGCTGGATCTGTATCTGTGGAACGCATGGATGCACACAACCGAACCGCCATTTGAAAAACTGGCAGAACTGGGATATGCGGTGCCGGAGGAGTTGCAGCAGAAATTTAAAGACCATACACATGAACCGGAAGGCAGTCATTCCGACTATAATATCGATTTTGGGTTCGGCGGTCCGATCCCGGTTATCGGCAAGTATCTGGGAGACGCCACCTTTTATCTGTCACACAATTCAAATGAATCCTATTATACCCAACCCAACAGTCGTCCCAGTATCAATAAAAACGTTTCGACTTTGACCATCCAGTCCAATCTATCTAAAAGCCTGAAACTGACGCTGAACGGGTTGTACAGCGAACAGTACGGCATGTTTTACGGATCAACCAGCAACTGGCGGCAATCGGGTGTCATCGGCAACGCCATACCCTTGAATAATATCACGAATGTGACCGCGGGCAACGAAATGTATATTTTCATGCCCGGCTATTTCAGCCCCATGGACAATTATACTTCTCTTTTGGGTCTGAAATTGACCAAAACAGTGAATCCGAAAACATTCTGGAACTTTTCCATCAGCGGAGAGTCGCATAAAACTGAAGCCTATCCGACATGGGCCGAGTATATTGACCTGGATGACTTTTTAAGAATAAGTGTAGACGAATTCCATGAAAACTACAGCAAACGCAGTTCAGAGCCGGTTGCTGAATTTGGTCCGATCAAAGTCAATGAAATGCCCTATTATTACAGTGCGGGTTCGGACATTGTGGATGATTTTGCACACAATCAATGGAACCAGCCGTTCGGCACTACGGACCGTCGGTTTTCCAGAAAATCACCCGCCTGGTTTGACAGCACCCAGGTGCAGACCATACGTTTGAAATTCGATATCAACAGTCAATTGACTTATCACCATTTGGTCAAAGCCGGTATTGACGCTAATATCACGACAAATTTTGAGCACCGGGTTCAATCATATGTCCACAATAATTTCGGCGGACACAATGTATTTAAATGGAGCAAAAAACCCTTTTCCGCCGCCGTATATGTACAGGATCAGATCACTTATGAAGGTGTGGTGGCCAACATCGGTCTTCGCTGTGATTATTACGATCCCGGCGGTAAATGGCCGCAGGGTGATCCGTTCAGCGCTGATATTTTCGGTATTCATGCTGAAAGTACGATTGAGGATTACGGACTGAATGAATTCGAGGTCTGGGATTCGCTGGGAATCATGCAGCCGGTGAGAACACATTTTACTCTGAGTCCGCGTCTTGGACTGTCATTTCCGGTGACTGAGCGTTCCAAATATTATTTCAATTACGGGCATTTTCGCTCCCTGATCCCCTGGCATGAACAATATATTGTCAGAGCCCGGCCCATGAAATGGGGCGTTCAGGAACTGGGCAATCCCAATCTGGCCCCGCCGCGCACGATTTCCTATGAAACCGGAATGGAATATAATTTACTCGACCAGTTTTTAATCCGTATCAGCGGTTATTATAAAGATGTGACCGGCGAACACGGCAGCGTTCATTATGAAAATGAGACCGGTTCTGTGATGTATGACAGTTATCTCAATAATAATTATGAAGATATACTGGGCGCTGAAATCAGTGTGACCAAGAATTACGGGCGCTGGATTACCGGATGGGCCAATTTTGATTTTCTGTACAAAAAATCAGGTCATGTTGGACGAAAAGCGTTTTATCAAGATCCTTCAAAAGAAGAGCAATTCGGACTCTACCAGGGGCAGGAAAGCACCCTGCTGCCGCGTCCGAGTTTCAGAGCCAATGTCACCTTTCATGTGCCCGAACGGTTTGGTCTGAGGATTCTGGGACTGCACCCGCTGGGCGGATGGCTGATCAGTGTGATGCCCATGTGGCGCGCCGGCGGATATTTTACCTGGAATCCGCTGGGTAAACTGCACCTGCAGGATAATTTGCAGTGGCCGGATTACCACAAAGTGGATGCCAAACTGGGAAAAGAATTTGAAATATCCGGACTGCATCTGGAGGCCTATATCAATGTCACCAATCTATTTAACAACAAGCATATGATTATGAATCGTGGATTCTGTTTTGACGGCAGCGGTGATCAACAGGCTTATTTTTCTTCTCTGAAACTGCCCATTTATAATTCCTCCGATTTCGACGGATTACGAGTTGCCAATCCCGGATTGTATGAACCCGGAAAGGACAAACCGGGTGAACTTCGCTCGGATGAAAAGCCGTACATTAATGATCCGAATAACAGTCTGTGGCTGTTTGATCAACCGCGTGATATCTGGTTCGGCCTGTCTTTGCGATTCTAA
- a CDS encoding T9SS type A sorting domain-containing protein, whose protein sequence is MRNWFFVLLLVPFALFSAEVQVEPGDATLSAAIAAANNGDVLVLQDGGEYRETDQTVLPIAVDGIELTIKAEDGYSTRPVISFPAFPSGGNIAAETFGFELSDCDFTVQGLEFDCGMADTSQYKALAALFNISWETTLQMIDKFTIDDCFIHHLFWPWGRVVHGESGDHASAFVGIDSCIVTNSLFYKAPKAMTTKNAILNFLWVENNTFWQSDRKSIRAEDRGNGSNPEIHILHNTFYALGDRAMQLRYSVEDPNSITIKNNIFAKIVGDLGAEPGGDNVKDPIQIRDNENTMVEYNLFYMTDAINIADSTDAKNNWWDVDPKFANAPLALDPGPDADFTLAEDSPALGEADDGTALGDVRWDPTATAVASEPVSTPNGFTLKQNYPNPFNPATTIEFNLSESGWTTLTVHNTLGQIVSTLVDESLNAGSHSIQFNASDLPSGIYVYRISAGSQVAEKKMLLIK, encoded by the coding sequence ATGAGAAATTGGTTTTTTGTTCTGTTGCTGGTTCCATTTGCTTTGTTTTCCGCAGAGGTTCAGGTCGAACCGGGTGACGCGACACTGAGCGCCGCTATAGCAGCTGCGAATAACGGCGATGTATTGGTGCTGCAGGACGGCGGCGAGTACCGTGAAACCGATCAGACGGTTCTGCCGATTGCTGTCGACGGCATCGAATTGACCATCAAGGCGGAAGACGGATACAGCACGCGTCCGGTGATTTCATTTCCCGCCTTCCCAAGCGGAGGTAACATTGCGGCAGAAACTTTTGGATTTGAATTGTCCGATTGCGATTTCACCGTTCAGGGTCTGGAATTTGACTGCGGCATGGCCGATACCAGTCAATATAAAGCGCTTGCTGCATTGTTTAACATCAGTTGGGAGACCACGCTTCAGATGATTGATAAATTCACCATTGATGACTGTTTTATTCATCATTTGTTCTGGCCGTGGGGTCGTGTTGTACATGGTGAAAGCGGTGATCACGCCAGTGCTTTTGTCGGAATTGATTCCTGCATCGTCACCAATTCTCTCTTTTACAAAGCGCCCAAAGCAATGACCACGAAAAATGCCATTCTCAATTTTCTCTGGGTTGAAAACAATACATTCTGGCAAAGCGACCGCAAATCGATTCGTGCGGAGGATCGGGGCAACGGCAGCAATCCCGAGATTCATATTCTGCACAATACTTTTTATGCGCTGGGTGACAGAGCCATGCAATTACGCTATTCTGTTGAAGACCCCAACAGCATCACGATCAAGAATAATATTTTCGCCAAAATCGTCGGCGATTTGGGCGCAGAACCAGGCGGCGACAATGTAAAAGATCCGATTCAAATCCGTGATAATGAAAACACGATGGTCGAGTACAATCTGTTTTACATGACGGATGCCATTAATATTGCGGACAGCACAGACGCCAAAAACAACTGGTGGGATGTGGACCCGAAATTCGCCAACGCGCCGTTGGCATTGGATCCAGGGCCGGACGCTGACTTCACGCTCGCGGAAGATTCACCGGCTTTGGGTGAAGCGGATGACGGCACAGCCCTGGGTGATGTACGCTGGGACCCGACAGCAACGGCTGTTGCATCCGAACCGGTATCAACACCAAACGGCTTTACCCTGAAACAGAATTATCCGAACCCGTTCAATCCCGCAACAACCATCGAGTTCAACCTGTCCGAGAGCGGATGGACCACATTAACGGTACACAATACTTTGGGTCAGATTGTCTCTACACTTGTTGATGAGTCATTGAATGCGGGCAGCCATTCGATTCAGTTTAATGCTTCTGATTTGCCCTCCGGGATTTATGTTTACCGGATTTCCGCTGGTTCACAGGTGGCTGAAAAGAAGATGCTGCTCATAAAGTAA
- a CDS encoding glycoside hydrolase family 2 TIM barrel-domain containing protein, which translates to MTKFYRQSWITSIGIILIYIFAANADAPVPRPEHPKPQFKRSAWLNLNGQWNFAFDFDEVGIEEEWQRHPSVFQKTITVPFCPESRLSGIEYTDIIPAVWYHRSITIPEEWQEKRIFLHFGGVDYECRAWVNQKPVGRHYGGAVSFEFEITDAMIEGTNEIVVCATDHVRSGIQPVGKQSKLPEPDREWSGKYNRTTGIWQTVWLEAKSQNFISRVFIFPDLDQSRFVFQPIFDKNNRNLELETTLHTENGKMAAQTTSRAESGVPFSLILDNPQVWSPDHPHLYDISFKLIEKNKIIDEVQSYAGLRKFHTEGNRLFLNNEPFFLRFVLDQGFYPDGIWTAPSDNDLRQDIERALAVGFNGARLHQKVFEERFHYWADKLGYLTAGEFYDKGMDFGQSQAIQNHQREWREAVMRDFNHPSILFWTPFNETSKEAQKHPEAHRRAVQSTVDLTRLLDLTRPVHDASGFAHVDTDIYSSHTYQQHPDTLRKDYHSLQYGRYEGVQTRDQYSVPYEGQPFIVAEYGGIFWDEEAKIPSDPRYWGFGKGTYNEVEKRKRQGRWFQTSKKPTKTLFLDLLMEQTMALLENPYISGFCYTQLYDIEGEVNGIYTYDRKLKFDRDRLEAIFTAPNVIYHQ; encoded by the coding sequence ATGACTAAATTTTACAGACAGAGTTGGATCACGAGTATTGGCATAATTCTCATTTATATTTTTGCTGCCAATGCCGATGCTCCCGTTCCCCGCCCGGAACACCCCAAACCGCAATTTAAGCGGAGTGCATGGCTGAATTTAAACGGTCAATGGAATTTTGCATTCGATTTTGATGAGGTTGGGATTGAAGAAGAATGGCAGCGCCATCCATCCGTTTTTCAAAAAACCATAACCGTGCCGTTTTGTCCGGAAAGCAGACTCTCGGGTATCGAGTACACGGATATAATTCCGGCGGTTTGGTATCACCGTTCCATAACTATACCGGAAGAATGGCAGGAAAAGCGGATATTTCTGCATTTCGGAGGCGTGGATTATGAGTGCCGCGCCTGGGTCAATCAAAAGCCGGTTGGGCGACATTATGGCGGTGCAGTTTCCTTTGAATTTGAAATCACAGATGCCATGATAGAGGGCACAAACGAAATTGTTGTCTGTGCCACTGATCATGTTCGTTCCGGAATACAGCCTGTGGGAAAACAATCAAAACTCCCTGAACCGGATAGAGAATGGAGCGGCAAATATAACCGCACCACCGGGATCTGGCAAACCGTTTGGCTGGAGGCCAAAAGTCAGAATTTTATTTCCAGGGTGTTCATTTTCCCGGATTTGGACCAATCCCGGTTTGTGTTTCAGCCGATTTTCGACAAAAATAATCGCAACCTTGAACTTGAAACCACCCTCCATACGGAAAACGGAAAGATGGCCGCTCAAACCACAAGCCGGGCGGAGAGCGGTGTCCCGTTTTCGTTGATCCTGGACAATCCGCAGGTCTGGAGTCCTGATCATCCCCATTTATATGATATTTCGTTTAAATTGATCGAAAAAAACAAAATCATTGACGAGGTGCAAAGCTATGCCGGACTGCGTAAATTTCATACTGAAGGCAACAGACTGTTTTTGAACAATGAGCCCTTTTTCCTGCGTTTTGTTCTGGATCAGGGCTTTTATCCGGATGGCATATGGACAGCGCCAAGCGATAACGACCTGCGCCAGGATATCGAACGGGCCCTGGCTGTTGGATTTAACGGCGCACGTCTGCATCAAAAAGTGTTTGAAGAACGCTTTCATTACTGGGCCGATAAACTCGGATATTTGACTGCAGGTGAATTCTATGACAAAGGTATGGATTTCGGACAATCTCAGGCTATCCAGAATCATCAGCGGGAATGGCGTGAGGCGGTAATGCGGGATTTCAACCACCCTTCCATTTTGTTCTGGACGCCATTTAATGAAACAAGCAAAGAAGCCCAAAAGCATCCGGAAGCCCACCGCCGCGCGGTTCAATCCACGGTCGATTTGACCAGGCTTTTGGATTTGACCCGGCCTGTTCACGATGCCAGCGGCTTTGCGCATGTGGATACAGACATCTATTCCAGTCATACTTATCAGCAGCATCCGGATACACTGCGTAAAGATTATCATTCACTGCAATACGGCAGGTACGAGGGCGTGCAAACGCGGGATCAATATTCAGTTCCTTACGAAGGTCAGCCTTTTATTGTCGCTGAATACGGTGGAATTTTCTGGGACGAGGAAGCAAAAATCCCTTCTGATCCCCGGTACTGGGGCTTTGGTAAAGGAACCTATAACGAAGTCGAAAAACGAAAAAGACAGGGACGATGGTTTCAAACGTCAAAAAAACCCACAAAAACGTTGTTCCTTGATCTGTTAATGGAGCAGACAATGGCGCTGCTTGAAAATCCATATATATCCGGTTTTTGCTACACTCAGCTCTATGATATAGAAGGAGAGGTCAACGGTATCTACACCTATGACCGTAAATTAAAATTCGACCGTGATAGACTGGAGGCCATATTTACTGCACCGAACGTTATTTATCATCAATAG
- a CDS encoding sulfatase: MKHLTGLTLGVSGVLSLLGKSNAKPLKRPNILFAISDDQSWAHTGANGSRIVNTPNFDRVARQGTLFENAFCAAPQCSPSRAAILTGRNIWQLEEAGTHGSYFPRKFTVFTNLLEEDGYFIGYTGKPWAPGNWEDAGWSRNPVGPEYNEHRLEPPFSGIKDFDYAKNFKEYLSEKPQNSPFFFWFGCKEPHREYEPGSGLETGKKLKDVKLPPFFPDHDYIKSDILDYAVEIDWFDQHLGKMIDLLESRGELENTLIVVTSDNGMPFPRAKANMYEYGTRMPLAICWPGQIPAGRRIKDMVSFIDFAPTFLEIAGLTAPKEMTGSSLLNILTSHKQGLINPERDHVLTGRERHTHARPDNLGYPCRSIRTHQYLYIHNFKPERHPAGNPPPEDVQLDINTPDLKPIGSGYNDIDASPSKDFIIEHQYDPGVAHSFELACEKRPEEELYDIVNDPACIVNLADEPEFQSVKQGLRTRLDKALTKQGDPRLHGNGDIFESYPRFGRMRNFSGFKERGEYNPEYQ; encoded by the coding sequence ATGAAACATTTGACGGGACTCACTCTGGGCGTGTCCGGCGTCCTGTCGCTGCTCGGTAAAAGCAATGCAAAACCATTAAAACGTCCCAATATTCTGTTTGCCATATCCGACGATCAATCGTGGGCGCATACCGGCGCAAACGGCAGCCGGATTGTCAATACGCCCAACTTTGACCGCGTGGCCCGGCAGGGCACCCTGTTTGAAAACGCATTTTGCGCCGCTCCGCAGTGCAGCCCTTCCCGCGCCGCCATTTTAACCGGACGCAATATCTGGCAGCTTGAGGAAGCCGGCACACACGGCAGTTACTTTCCCAGAAAATTCACGGTATTCACAAATCTCCTGGAAGAGGACGGATATTTTATCGGCTACACCGGCAAACCCTGGGCCCCGGGCAACTGGGAGGATGCCGGATGGTCACGCAATCCGGTCGGACCGGAATATAATGAACACCGCCTGGAGCCGCCGTTTAGCGGCATCAAGGACTTTGATTATGCAAAAAATTTTAAAGAATATTTATCAGAAAAGCCACAAAACTCTCCCTTCTTTTTCTGGTTCGGATGCAAAGAACCGCATCGTGAATATGAACCGGGCTCAGGACTGGAAACCGGTAAAAAGCTGAAAGATGTCAAATTACCGCCGTTTTTTCCGGATCATGATTATATCAAAAGCGATATTCTGGATTATGCTGTGGAAATCGACTGGTTTGATCAACATCTCGGCAAAATGATTGATCTCCTCGAATCCCGCGGTGAACTGGAAAATACCCTGATCGTAGTGACCAGTGACAACGGTATGCCGTTTCCGCGCGCCAAAGCCAACATGTACGAATACGGCACGCGTATGCCGCTGGCAATCTGCTGGCCCGGACAGATTCCGGCCGGACGCAGGATCAAAGATATGGTCAGTTTCATTGATTTTGCTCCCACATTTCTGGAAATCGCCGGACTCACGGCTCCCAAAGAGATGACCGGATCTTCTTTGCTGAATATTTTGACCTCCCACAAACAGGGGTTGATTAATCCGGAGCGCGATCATGTACTGACCGGCAGGGAACGACACACTCATGCGCGACCGGATAATCTGGGCTATCCCTGCCGCTCAATTCGAACGCATCAATATTTGTACATTCATAATTTCAAGCCCGAGCGCCATCCGGCCGGGAATCCACCGCCGGAAGATGTCCAGCTTGATATTAACACACCCGATTTAAAGCCAATCGGAAGTGGATATAATGATATTGATGCTTCACCCAGTAAAGATTTTATCATTGAGCATCAATATGATCCCGGTGTGGCGCATTCGTTTGAACTCGCCTGCGAAAAACGCCCCGAGGAAGAGCTGTATGATATCGTCAATGATCCTGCCTGTATTGTCAATCTGGCAGATGAACCTGAATTTCAATCCGTGAAACAAGGTTTGCGAACACGGCTGGACAAAGCCCTGACCAAACAGGGCGACCCGCGCCTGCATGGCAATGGCGATATTTTCGAAAGTTATCCCCGGTTCGGGCGCATGCGCAATTTTTCGGGATTCAAGGAAAGAGGTGAATACAATCCAGAGTATCAATAA
- a CDS encoding alkaline phosphatase D family protein, with product MFRLYLLFIILFSSTFDLYAQLEIPQYKKQNRNVIADVVNGDTPSAQDYFQSYLQTHAGDLESMYGLALCYSVMNKPDSAVFYVQQALNHGLPFGRFLAGPRDLFKSLHKHPDFKRMIKERDIELVHGPMLGNVTDRSASFWVRTFRQVPVQVTVSDHQGNVIHSPVVKTNPDHDYTAILSVNTLLPDQTYHYQLSIGGHLREERYTFRTFPAEGYPAQFSIGFGGGAGYTPPYERMWNTIASKDLIAFLLLGDNVYIDHPKIPQVQQYCYYRRQSRPEYRSFVSSSSIFAIWDDHDFTDNDGFGGPEIDTPSWKRPVWNTFKNNWINPYYGGGKPQPGCWFDFSIGDVDFIMLDGRYYRMNPKVEHPSPPSMLGEAQKQWLFQQLASSKATFKVICSPVPWAQGAKPGKVDTWDGFPQEREDIYSFIENQKIDGVILLSADRHRSDAWKIERPDGYDFYEFESSKISNIHTHDVLPASLFGYNDKSSFGRLNFDTTKDDPVVAYSVYSIDNELVHKITVKKSQLSFQK from the coding sequence ATGTTTAGACTATACCTGTTATTCATTATTTTGTTTTCAAGCACTTTTGATTTATATGCGCAACTGGAGATCCCGCAATATAAAAAACAAAACCGGAATGTGATTGCAGACGTTGTAAACGGGGATACGCCCAGCGCCCAGGATTATTTCCAAAGTTATCTTCAAACACATGCCGGTGATCTGGAATCCATGTACGGACTGGCCCTGTGCTATTCGGTGATGAACAAACCGGATTCGGCCGTGTTTTATGTGCAGCAGGCCCTCAACCATGGACTGCCCTTTGGACGCTTTTTAGCCGGTCCGCGTGACCTTTTTAAAAGCCTGCACAAGCATCCGGATTTTAAACGTATGATCAAAGAGCGTGATATTGAACTCGTTCACGGTCCCATGCTGGGAAACGTCACGGACCGCAGTGCTTCATTCTGGGTGAGAACATTTAGGCAGGTACCGGTTCAAGTAACTGTATCGGATCATCAGGGTAACGTCATTCATTCACCGGTGGTTAAAACAAACCCTGATCATGATTATACGGCAATTCTGTCAGTCAACACCCTTTTGCCGGATCAAACCTATCATTATCAACTTTCCATTGGCGGCCATTTGCGTGAGGAGCGCTATACGTTTCGTACATTTCCGGCCGAGGGATATCCGGCACAATTCAGCATCGGATTCGGAGGCGGCGCCGGTTATACACCGCCTTATGAACGTATGTGGAACACCATAGCATCAAAAGATCTCATCGCATTTCTGCTCCTGGGCGATAATGTTTATATCGATCACCCGAAAATACCGCAAGTACAGCAGTACTGCTATTACCGCCGGCAATCGCGGCCGGAATATCGCTCCTTTGTCAGTTCGTCAAGCATTTTTGCTATCTGGGACGATCATGATTTCACTGATAATGACGGATTCGGCGGGCCGGAAATCGATACACCATCCTGGAAACGACCGGTCTGGAATACCTTTAAAAACAACTGGATCAATCCGTATTACGGCGGCGGTAAACCACAGCCGGGCTGCTGGTTTGATTTTTCAATCGGTGATGTTGATTTTATCATGCTGGACGGTCGGTACTATCGCATGAACCCCAAAGTCGAGCATCCCTCTCCCCCGTCCATGCTGGGTGAAGCACAGAAACAATGGCTGTTTCAGCAGCTTGCATCCTCCAAGGCCACATTTAAAGTTATTTGTTCCCCGGTTCCCTGGGCCCAAGGCGCCAAACCGGGCAAAGTGGACACCTGGGATGGATTTCCGCAGGAACGGGAAGACATTTATTCGTTCATCGAAAATCAGAAAATCGATGGAGTTATTCTGTTGTCAGCGGACCGGCACCGTTCCGATGCCTGGAAAATTGAACGGCCGGATGGATATGATTTTTATGAATTTGAAAGCTCGAAAATCAGCAATATCCATACCCATGATGTGTTACCGGCTTCACTGTTCGGATATAATGACAAATCCTCTTTCGGCCGGTTGAATTTTGACACCACAAAAGACGATCCCGTCGTCGCTTATAGCGTATACAGCATTGACAATGAGCTCGTGCATAAAATCACCGTTAAAAAGAGTCAACTTTCTTTTCAAAAATAA